In the Microplitis mediator isolate UGA2020A chromosome 5, iyMicMedi2.1, whole genome shotgun sequence genome, tatttttaatttttacgagGACTATAATCGATAAAATGTCTCCACTGCATTAAATATGTTGCTTTAAGCacaaaatgtttaaaaacacaaattatttgttattattgttttgataaatttacgagatgtatcaaaatattaatttaattataacgacctttgaaaattacaaagataaaaatttagttttaatgaAATTCTGTACGTTAATACaagaataaaaatgtaatcttaataatatttaataaatggatatataagtattaaattataaattaataaaatttgtttaaagattaataatttttttagatttttaataattataattcattatttaaagtttgtttaaaaattgtacttaGAAAAGTCGGAAGCTACAAACAAATAGAAGTCATTTGAAACAATGAGTAttaattagaataaatatCTACATACAGTCAAATCTCGTTATGAGTCCGCCTACAGGGGTGTAGGGGAATACAATTCCAAGAATTCCTGTACCGTTATACCTCCGAATAgaacttgaaattaatatttttataataaggaACTTCGTTCCTATCTGGTGTCCCACGACACCACATggtttcatatatttattttaatgtgtATTTTCGTGTCgtttgcatatatttttttggtttcgaCCAATCACGTTACGAATAGTTTGGCTTCACATTTATTtcatctaaattttattataggatttatttttatttttatgatttaaatttttcaattcgctaatttgtaatttataaatttgtcttATATCTTCTACATTCACATATATagtttttatgagtgtgaatgtagctgacaattggcaatttttttaattttagaataaatgaaataaaatgtaaataaagtaaaaattaaataatgcgtatgcgtattttttttcaatttcaatattttaattgaattatttaaaatatgtaaattatcTCATGATTGCTAtcattcacactcatacaaTTTTCCACTTCATATTATATCAACAATTACTTTGTCATAGTGACGCGTTAAAAGATTCAAGTTACTTGTTACCGCTCTATTGTAAAGGCTCTagtgttgattttaaaatgGACGCGCACGCGCGcgtacaaaatttgaatatggcgggacacaattaatttttattattggttGGGAGGTATTAAGCTTCAGATGGCGCTGTATGTTTATTcggaattatttgtaaaatatttcagtGTGAGTAAAAGGACGCAACCGCTGGTGTTAGATCTGTTGTAACTTAGACACATTcggtaattattataaattataatgtagtggatttaatttcttaaataaatttttaagtgcgTGAATATTTAGTGGAAGTAATTGTTTAGTGTCGTGAGTGTAGTGAAGTGATTGGTGATGCGTGATGTCTCCAAGGGTGGAAGACAATTTAGTTTGATCAGAGCTACCGGTTCTttattatgagtgtgaatgtagcagacatcagaaaaaattaagactataaataaataaagtaaatgattaaaataacattttttataagaaatgcacttattaatttcaaaattttttaaatgcgcatcttttaaaaattttgttttattaattatttattctatttatgaataattttcaatttgtctgatgtctgctatatTCACACTCATTCTTCATTCTGCAAATGCTGTTTCATCCAAGTAAgacttattattaattataattgcttATTCTGAGACGAAATTGTCCAGATTTAGTGACATCTAATTAGAATATtgctgatatattttttaaatttagactTACATTGATATCTATCGATTTATgtagattaatttttgaaatgacccggaaattttttttcaatgaatgtGAATGTGGCGGATATGAGacaatttatgaatattaaataaacaaaataatggaataaaataaactgcGTGTACAGATTTGTCAATTATCTAAATACgctttttgtatttttatttcacttacGATTTGACTGTTTATCCCAAGACTTGAAAAGTTATCAAGTATCAGccacatttacactcattttttaaatcaaaagtttaattttaagtttgataatttgcttttttgaagttttgatTTATGTAGATCCTCAAAGATCtaaataatgaacaaaaataacATCTCTGTAAATctaacgtttttttattttatttattaattattaactgacATTTATACTTGAGTTTAAGGACATTCTCACacgcccccccccccctccccacACGATATAAAAAAGTGCAATGACTTGGAACTGTCATaactgtattaaaattttattaatttattaaaaagaaattgaaaccttaattggaaaaaagacaacgtagtcgtaatttcgttgagatatagaatttaaaaaaaaattgcttacaatttatatcaattggaagttaaacgaaatttgttgaatgaATTTGGGCCTacacaattaaaatttgaatacaaaattgacatgaagattttactgaaatttatttaacaaatttcgtttaattcCTAATTGATagcaactgtaagtaattttgtttaaatttatatctcgGTGAAATTGCAACTACGTTCTCCTTTTCTCAATCaatgcttcaatttttttttttaataattgataaaattttgatatactTATGctgaaagtcattgaaaatttttaaaaagtaggaAGTATTGTCTGAAAATGGCCTTATATTGTAAATTGGaattattatacattttaattaatagaaagAATTTATAACGTGATAATCATTTcacgttttaatttttaacgccGCAGGATTAGTTATCttaatatgtatgaaattaaAGATCAGTAgataagaaattataaatatgttgtaaattatatagctatttttattttatacatggAAAAATGAATGAGAAAATAATCAATGAATAGTAAAATGGAAAATGAATCAATTACATTAATTCAACACGACATAagtctttataaatttaataatttaatgtttcTTCATGTTTGGTTCAAAAATTGTActttgagtaaataattttttaaatcaccgTTGCTAAAGTAACTAAAAACATTCCTCATGCATGGATATGGTAATCCAAAGATCGCTTTGAAGTCAGGATACTCGGAAATTTCGTCGATGAGCTTTTTCCTGGCAAGGCCTCTCCAAAAGCAAcctttaataatattttcatactCCGGAAACTTTGCTGAATAACTTTTAGATTTGAGAATCTCAAAAATCGAGTTGTTCTCCAAATACGTGAGCGACGTGAATAAATTAGCAGTTACGAAATTATAGTACGTAACACCATCGCTAATTATCTCACGCTTCATACTTTCCATttctttgttatatattttttttaatcgatctgGATcagcaaaattatttatcaaatcattatatttttcgtcACTCAGATATAAATTGAGACATCTCAACTTCAAAATATGTTCGGTTGTATATTCAATAATATCCTCAGCGGTATCCATGTCGTCCACAAATAATATGTCTGCATTTTCTGTTTTCCGATTTTCCAATAGTTGATTTTTCAACACATAATCAAGCGGCGTATAACCATCGTCacatttactatttatatcTGCACCATATTTAAGTAAATCTATGATAGTTGGCAATTTCCTGTATTTAAATGCACCATGAAGTGGCGTTCTTCCCTGGCTATTTACAAAGTTAACGTCGGCGCCATATTCAATAAGATTCTCCAGATGCCATGCTGTAGTTTCACTCGCTGCAACAGAGTGCAGTAATGGACTCTCTGATCTATCAGCAAACAAATTTCTATCTATTTCGTACTTTAACGACGATGTTGGGCCTAGTTCTCTAATATACTGGATAACCCATTCGATCGCTTCACTGTCTTCCCATTCTGTAATGCCGTAAAGAATATATTTAAGATTTTTGTAGTCGaataaattatagtttttatttttaataagatattcaaaaatatctttATTTCCACCACTAACAACTTCTAAGATTGGAAGATCACCGTTTTCATCTTGAAGACAAATATCACCACCTCTACTAATAAGTAATTTAACTATTTCTAATGAACTTTCGTAACAAGCTAAATGCATTGTTGAATTTCCATGACTATCCGAGTAGTCGTAGCCTTTACTTAGATCAGCGCCATGATCGAGaagcaataaaattatttcatagttGCACTTTTGTATAGCGATGTGAATAGGATACAAAAAATCAGTCCTAATAGTATCAAAGTCTGTATACCCTATTTTATCTTTGTATACTCCACTCTTAATATTCACACTAGCTCCATTGTTAAGTAAGAGTTTTACCATTTTCAGATCCTCATTTTTACAAGCAATATACAATGCAGTCTGTGAGTTGTAGCATGTGTAATCGATGAAATTAACATCTATTCCTCGTTTAATGAGTATTTCAACAACACCATAATACTTGTCTCTAACGGATTTGCATAATAAGTTAAAAGTACTCATTCCCTCGGTAATATCAATCTTACTacactttttcaaaagtttttctGCCAATTCACTATAGCCATTATCGAGCAAATTACCAAGTAGCCCCAGGTAATTTGTTCCAATAATATTGTTATCCGACACGTGGTCTATTAGTaattcgagaatttttttattattctccaCATCCGCAATATGAAATGCAATCAAGCAACGCAGATTTCCTCCATTAATATCAGCTCCTTTATCCAGCATTGTTTTAACAAGTTCAGGATTGTAAGACCTAATTGCCCAATGGAGCGGCGCGCTTCTATACTTTTCGTAGACGTTGTTCACTGGAACATTTTTACTCAATAAAAGATTAGCTACATCATATTGTTTAGTTTCCAAAGCAACACAGAGTAAATAATATCCGAATAACCATTCTGTATTACTCGGCAACTCCAAAGAATTGATGATACTCTCAATTTCCGCTAGGTTTCCCTTATCgattgcaataaataaatctcgCTCCAGTTCTTTAGTTTTTTCAAGATTCTCCATAGTTTAACTTGTATCTAAACAAACCAATAAAACAcaaacattaataatatatgataataacaattaatgaaGAATTCGgcctaatttaaatttaatctaatgAACAAACGGTAAAGTAAAAAGGGCAGGCTGAGCGCAACATTGAAAAGAGTCACTTAATttgaaacaaaacaaaaaaacacttGTTTATCACTAAATGATAAGGTAAAAATCCTATTACTCGCTTacttttcattggagtgagTTTAAATACCTCAATATAAATTGGTACGGtaagagacctagtacccgatcagggaactagtactcgatcactcgtatatttgtatttactatatttaaGAGAATTTAGTaagtatagatatacaaatacatagagtgatcgggtactaggtctcttaccttaagtgaaataaaaaaatcgtttcaCCATAGCtgctccaaaaaataaaattaaatacatcaTATTTTAGTACATTCAGATCCACAAATAATTACTTAtcaattatgaattttttactcgaaatttttttctacaaaaattctaaaaactCATTAAtcagttaaagtgagcgaGTAATGCTAATAATCAGGCTTAAAGTTACGTTATACACAAGCagtataattaaactattaaGAAAACTTTAGTTATTAATCCTTCATCACTCCCGTGTCTTTTAGTGTCTCGCTTGCACTACAGCGAAATTCTATAATTTGAATAGTGTCTTGTGAGCAAAATGCTTATAACGGAATACGGGAATGCTGACGGATTAAGGGCATTTTTAAACAAGGTCtcccattttttaaaaatgtgcaATAATTTTGAACTGTCATAATcgctatgaaattttattaattaattaaataaaaatgaaagcaTTAATTGGAAAAAGAAAAACGTAGTTGCAATTTCGCTGagatacaattaaaaaaataaaaaaaaaaaattacttacagttgattTTAATTAGGAAGTAAACGAAATTTGTCGAATGAAATTTAgtcaacaaaatttgaaaattcgaattataaaatagtatgaagattttactgaaatttatttaacaaattttatttagattccAATTGATgtaaactgtaaataattttgttttttaaatctatgtcTCAGCGAAATTGCAActacgtttttatttttccagttaatgttttaatttttttccattaattaatcaaattgtAATACGATATACAGTTGAAagtcgttgaaaatttttcaaaattagggGGTGGGGGAGACTGTCTAAGAATGGCCTTTATCATATtcgcataaaaaataatgtttaggTTATGACGATGAAAGCAGCagacaaacaaaatttttttattattacctAAGCAgcacaaataaaattgttgaattatAGCTCAATTTAAGTCAACAATTGATTAAATGACAACAAATTGTCGCCCTCATTATAACAAAAGTCAGCAATTTCTCTTGTGCTGCATGGGtaagtaaacaaatgaaatattaattgcaataaaatatttaaacttatatcgaatacttgaaaatttttcatgtttatGCATAccttcaaataattatttaataatcactaatttgtttatagaagataaaaaattgttggacATTTGCTTCCCTTTATGATGCGCGTGTTTGCAACTTTCGTTTCAGAAGAAATTTATTAGAACCAACCCTGATAACCAGGGTTTCTCGTACAAAAGTTGGTATTCATTagtttgcgaccaacttgacgacaagctGTCGACAACTTTAGCATTTGCAACTTTTGTCTACAGGTTATCgccactttctgagaaagttgacGTCAGTATGGAGCTGCAACTGGAATGCAGGTTTCTTGAGAAAATGCGAGGCAATTTATCGTCAACATATTGAATTTCTAACTTTTGCCACCATATATAGATCCTTTTAAATTTGAGCGACAGTCGGTGAAACCGAGTACGTCACGGTAACAGTCAGTAAAGTGAACGCTTAGTATTCCAACAGAGTACACATACATGACATGACTCATGTTTATGTGTCTAAATCAGCTGATCGAggttgtgttaaaattttctagcGATCCAAACCCACAAAATAAGTTTACTCAGTGTTTAATATTCacaagttattattttataaataatacagggtaatttttatttgttttcaaatttaaacaatttctttattaaaattaaggtaagtaatcaacaaattttacattttatgcctcatttttttatctaaacctTTGCCTCTGGGCTTgtcctgtaaatttttttttacattgatcataacatgttttaattttgtttattttcattcaaagtcAGTCAATTAATGTTCGAATAAATATTTGCAGTAATTAAACTCTCTATTTTATAGTTAcatacattaaaaatataaaggtatgatttttttatcatacaataaaatttgaatttaaagtaTTAATGATACTCAGTGTTAAATAGTTTTAcgaagttaattaaaaaatttttaatggtatcaaatatttaataattataaataatttctgttttttataactgtagttacaaaaaaaaagaaattgaaacttttattataaatattctgaatttcgtactaataaattttgtattaattaattaaccatACTATTaaagttacattttttaaaaagctttaaaaattattgtattaaaaagtatacaaAAGTtacttctatatttttttaaatttattcatttatatgtaaataataaaaatacatattataCATCTTTGTCTACAATTATtaacatataattattttacagaaACAATGTCGATAGCACAGGATCGTCCAGAATTATATGAAGAagttaaattgtataaaaatgcACGTGAACGAGAAAAGTATGACAATCAAGCTGATTTGTACGCAGTTGTAAATACGTtacaaaatttagaaaaagcTTACATACGTGATTGTGTTACTCCCAAAGAATATACCGCAGCTTGTAGCAAATTATTGGTGCAATATCGAGCTGCATTCAAGCAGGtactcaattatttaaaaattaaattaaataatacaataaatacaaatgcacctgaagatcggaacgttttttgctcaatgaaaataaaaaaaaattcatgtaatttgactgcttaaagCTGACTTATGAGGTAATTAGAGGTggctgcaattttcggctgacataccAGCACCTATGCGcaaaatttcagaaatttaaatacagtagattttttacttttcattttgtcattttatttttgtatcgaaaaaaacgttttgATCTTCAGATACATAAATACAAACTAATTTTggtattacatttatttatcattgtgtctttaattgaaattcaaaatttgaattcctattgaattgacattttttgtaattagttataaaaactagTCAAAGTTTGTAATCTAGTTCATGTAATTCGTTATGATACTGAACTTAGcagacgtctgataatttttgaattttttttagatgataaactacaaaaaaaaaatatttgaaaaaattgcacttgtagtttttaaagttttctacatgtacatatttttagttttttttttttgtaattgatttgttgaaaaaaaaatccgaaaattactaattgtctgctaacttcagtatcataattcgTTATCATATAGATTTAATCTTACAAAGAACCTGAGTAAAAGTATTATTCAACTACTACTTAAATATTAGGTTcggtatttaaaatatatttaaaaaaaaagatttgaaaaattgcatttaaatcactcgtttatttttatatttaaattattaattaataattaataaacacaagtacgtaaaattaaaactaactATTAAAATTGACAGGTTCAAAGTGATCAATTTCCAACAATAGATGTGTTTGCTAAAACATATCGCCTTGATTGTCCAGCAGCACttgaaagaataaaagaagacaggccaataacaataaaagatGACAAAGGAAATACATCAAAGTGTATTGCTGATATTgtatctttatttattactctGATGGATAAATTGCGTTTGGATATTAAAGCTATGGATGAACTACATCCTGAACTGCGTGACCTCGTTGATACTATGAATCGCTTGAGTATATTACCAAGTGATTTCGATGGTAGACAGAGAGTTGCCGATTGGTTgcaaacattaaataatatgtcTGCTTCCGATGAATTGTCTGAGACACAAGtgagacaattaatttttgatcttgAAACCTCGTACAATGCATTCACTAAGGTCTTACATAATtcttaagttaaaaaatattaattttatatttaaaaattatatttttaatcgacATAATACTTTGTTCTGTAATTTACGACTCATACACATTAAGATATTGAAATACAGTAATAACTATTATGACGTAATCAGTTTtgattttatatcatttttattttagtcaaCTGCTTACTAATTATTCTAAAGcttgattaaatatatttattgggggtgtgcgaatcgtgtttgaatcgaatcgaatacAACTATTCGATTCGAAATGCGAGTCGAATAATTTGGAACTTCAAATTACTCGATtcgaatcgaaaaaaatttgaccagCCTTCAaacattcaattttaattttatcgagagcttacactgtaaaaaatttgcggagtgaacgcagaTTAAATCCCGATCGGatgattgtttattaatttaattattttcagagtgaaatttactccgaaggggagtttattttaatactaaaactcagaaccggagtgaatgcagattttaataaaatcctgGGCACTCTTAAATCACTCtactgaaaaaacaaactccttaTTCACTTCATATacgaagtaattttttttaaaaactccaatccgtaatcactccaaaTCCACGCCCGATTTTAACAGTGTACTATTATCAAAGTAACTAAACGtaatgattttattgtttCGTGGCTGAGCTCTATTTgcctctgaaaaaatttgaaatattgtagaaaaatttatagttgtaattcataaaaaaattttcaaattattcggaGCTTTACGAATTGATCGTAAAgtatgatcttgaagttagccgacgtctaataatttttggatctttgaaaaaacgacaaattataaaaaaaaaatatttaaaaaaactgcacttatagtctttttaatgttctacatgtgcattttttcagtttctttttttcttcaaatttaattgttcaaaataaaatcataaaatttttgtctgctaacttcaagatcatcgtaaactttcgaataattcgaactattcgattCGATACGAATGATTCGTAAGTTCAaactattcgcacaccccttttatttattaattggtaatttttatttgccgcaaataaattttttttattgagaagttgaagaatatttttttttttaaatatttaattcaaaatatttaaacagtaCAATTGGATGCTAATAAATAAAGTGGACTTTATATATCTAATAGTCAACTCAACTTTTAAATTGTCCAATTACTTAAATACGCTCTCGCTTTTATtaaactcataaaatttat is a window encoding:
- the LOC130667317 gene encoding putative ankyrin repeat protein RF_0381: MENLEKTKELERDLFIAIDKGNLAEIESIINSLELPSNTEWLFGYYLLCVALETKQYDVANLLLSKNVPVNNVYEKYRSAPLHWAIRSYNPELVKTMLDKGADINGGNLRCLIAFHIADVENNKKILELLIDHVSDNNIIGTNYLGLLGNLLDNGYSELAEKLLKKCSKIDITEGMSTFNLLCKSVRDKYYGVVEILIKRGIDVNFIDYTCYNSQTALYIACKNEDLKMVKLLLNNGASVNIKSGVYKDKIGYTDFDTIRTDFLYPIHIAIQKCNYEIILLLLDHGADLSKGYDYSDSHGNSTMHLACYESSLEIVKLLISRGGDICLQDENGDLPILEVVSGGNKDIFEYLIKNKNYNLFDYKNLKYILYGITEWEDSEAIEWVIQYIRELGPTSSLKYEIDRNLFADRSESPLLHSVAASETTAWHLENLIEYGADVNFVNSQGRTPLHGAFKYRKLPTIIDLLKYGADINSKCDDGYTPLDYVLKNQLLENRKTENADILFVDDMDTAEDIIEYTTEHILKLRCLNLYLSDEKYNDLINNFADPDRLKKIYNKEMESMKREIISDGVTYYNFVTANLFTSLTYLENNSIFEILKSKSYSAKFPEYENIIKGCFWRGLARKKLIDEISEYPDFKAIFGLPYPCMRNVFSYFSNGDLKNYLLKVQFLNQT
- the LOC130667319 gene encoding vacuolar protein sorting-associated protein 28 homolog is translated as MSIAQDRPELYEEVKLYKNAREREKYDNQADLYAVVNTLQNLEKAYIRDCVTPKEYTAACSKLLVQYRAAFKQVQSDQFPTIDVFAKTYRLDCPAALERIKEDRPITIKDDKGNTSKCIADIVSLFITLMDKLRLDIKAMDELHPELRDLVDTMNRLSILPSDFDGRQRVADWLQTLNNMSASDELSETQVRQLIFDLETSYNAFTKVLHNS